The Papaver somniferum cultivar HN1 chromosome 3, ASM357369v1, whole genome shotgun sequence genome includes a region encoding these proteins:
- the LOC113356652 gene encoding probable mitochondrial-processing peptidase subunit beta, mitochondrial, with the protein MALKHSLRKTHTVRKLNNLTHTCPFISTSQSSGPSLMVTCDQPAALIESNRLEKPNPKFLKYSLPHPVVIDPSIILSFPETRVTTLPNGLRVATESNLAAKTATISAWIDAGSRHDTDETSGAAHYVEHIKLNSACRMSKEERQEKIQDMGGCLSAKTAREYTAYNLTVRDKYVPNALYIIADILQKNSYYSYQDVDFLRNIILQEKQAVERCPEKLIFDHLHTAAFLSSPLGRTVLGPDHVIKTIHRNKIVDFISTHYTPPRMVIAASGAVKHEDIIDKVKKLITDLPTDPTTASHLAAKEPTIFTASEVRIIDDGVPLAHFAVAFKGASLTDPDSIALMVMQFMLGSWSKNTVFGKFIGSELAQRVAIDNIAESLMPFNKNYRDAGLFGVYACAKADCLDELAHAIMYEINKLKY; encoded by the exons ATGGCATTGAAGCATTCCTTAAGAAAAACTCATACAGTTCGTAAACTCAACAATCTCACTCATACTTGTCCATTTATTTCAACTTCACAATCATCTGGTCCAAGCTTGATGGTCACCTGTGATCAACCAGCGGCATTGATTGAATCAAATCGCCTGGAAAAACCAAACCCTAAGTTTCTCAAATACAGTTTACCCCATCCTGTTGTAATTGATCCCTCAATAATCCTTTCTTTTCCTGAAACTCGAGTTACTACCCTTCCGAATGGTTTAAGAGTTGCTACTGAATCTAATTTGGCTGCTAAAACAGCAACCATAAGTGCTTGGATTGATGCAGGGAGTAGACATGATACTGATGAGACTAGTGGCGCGGCTCATTATGTAGAGCATATAAAGTTAAATTCAGCATGTAGGATGTCAAAGGAAGAAAGGCAAGAAAAGATTCAGGATATGGGAGGGTGTTTGAGTGCTAAAACTGCTAGGGAATATACTGCTTATAACCTGACGGTCAGAGATAAGTATGTTCCTAATGCACTTTATATTATAGCTGACATTTTGCAGAAGAATTCGTATTATAGTTATCAAGATGTTGACTTTTTAAGAAATATTATTCTCCAAGAGAAACAAGCG GTTGAGAGATGTCCTGAGAAACTTATTTTTGATCATCTGCATACTGCAGCGTTCCTGTCCTCTCCTCTAGGTAGAACTGTATTGGGGCCTGATCATGTTATCAAGACAATCCACAGAAATAAAATTGTCGATTTCATTTCAACTCATTACACACCTCCTAGAATG GTCATTGCTGCTTCTGGGGCTGTAAAGCACGAGGATATCATTGACAAAGTAAAGAAGTTAATTACGGACCTACCAACTGATCCTACTACTGCTTCTCACCTGGCAGCTAAAGAACCAACAATTTTCACCGCTTCTGAG GTTAGAATAATTGACGATGGTGTTCCCCTTGCACATTTTGCTGTTGCATTCAAAGGAGCATCTTTGACAGACCCGGATTCAATTGCTTTAATGGTTATGCAGTTCATGCTAGGTTCTTGGAGTAAGAACACAGTGTTTGGAAAATTCATAGG TTCAGAGCTTGCTCAGAGGGTTGCCATTGATAATATTGCTGAGAGCTTGATGCCTTTCAATAAAAACTATAGGGATGCTGGTCTGTTTGGTGTGTACGCCTGTGCCAAG GCGGATTGCTTGGATGAATTGGCCCATGCAATTATGTATGAGATAAACAAGTTAAAATACTGA